A part of Pseudomonadota bacterium genomic DNA contains:
- a CDS encoding peptidylprolyl isomerase has translation MKKLLREPLVHFLLLGAGLFVVFGLVGERTGSEPGEIVATQGQIESLAIGFARTWQRPPTDSELEGLIQDYVREEVYYREAMALGLDKDDIVIRRRLRQKMEFVTDDVAAQAEPTDDELSAYLKAHPETFRVEQRFTFSQVYLNPDRHGQNLARDAELLLAKLNEAGAKADVSALGDPFLLSHEFEAVPGSEVAKQFGEAFAAKLGELSPGHWQGPVESGYGVHLVFVGQRTGGRVPALEEVREAVRREWANAERLEANEKFYQGLLKPYKVTIERPQPMDNDRLAAERGR, from the coding sequence ATGAAGAAACTCCTGCGCGAACCGCTGGTGCATTTCCTTCTGCTGGGGGCGGGACTGTTCGTCGTCTTCGGCCTCGTGGGCGAGCGCACCGGCAGCGAGCCGGGAGAGATCGTCGCCACGCAGGGGCAGATCGAGTCGCTGGCGATCGGCTTCGCTCGCACCTGGCAACGTCCGCCCACCGACAGCGAGCTGGAGGGTTTGATCCAGGACTATGTTCGCGAGGAAGTCTATTACCGCGAGGCGATGGCACTCGGGTTGGACAAGGACGACATCGTCATCCGCCGCCGTCTTCGGCAGAAAATGGAATTCGTCACCGATGACGTCGCCGCCCAGGCCGAGCCCACCGATGACGAGCTGAGCGCGTATTTGAAAGCACACCCAGAGACGTTTCGCGTCGAGCAGCGGTTCACGTTCAGTCAGGTCTATCTCAACCCGGATCGCCACGGCCAAAATCTCGCGCGCGATGCCGAGCTACTCCTCGCAAAGTTAAACGAGGCCGGCGCCAAAGCCGATGTCTCGGCGCTGGGCGACCCCTTCTTGCTTAGCCATGAGTTCGAGGCGGTTCCGGGCAGCGAGGTCGCGAAGCAGTTCGGCGAAGCGTTCGCGGCTAAATTGGGTGAGCTTTCGCCCGGCCACTGGCAGGGGCCGGTCGAGTCCGGCTACGGCGTGCATCTGGTGTTCGTCGGCCAGCGCACGGGGGGACGCGTTCCCGCGCTGGAGGAAGTGCGGGAAGCCGTGCGGCGCGAGTGGGCCAACGCCGAGCGGCTGGAAGCCAACGAGAAGTTCTATCAAGGGCTGCTCAAACCTTACAAAGTGACCATTGAGCGCCCGCAGCCGATGGATAATGACAGGCTCGCGGCGGAGAGGGGACGATGA
- a CDS encoding HupE/UreJ family protein, which translates to MKKKGVLLVFLLLAASAGGVLAHEVRPAYLELKQTGPETYDVFWKVPGRGEDLRLGLYVELPAGSTNLSEPRASFVNSAFTERWSIKRAGGLTGGTIHIAGLSATMTDVLVRVERGDGTTQVIRLTPSAPSFVVEAVPRALEIARTYLVLGVEHILLGIDHLLFVLALLILVKGWRRLVGTITAFTLAHSITLAAATLGFVSVPGPPVEAVIALSIVFVACEIVHRRQGRAGLTERWPWVVAFTFGLLHGFGFAGALHEVGLPQNAIPLALLLFNVGVELGQLLFIASVMAALTGVAFIGRRLSQLGIDPKPAYAASESVAAYAIGSVAAFWLIERTLGFLT; encoded by the coding sequence ATGAAAAAAAAAGGCGTCCTCCTTGTCTTCTTGCTGCTCGCCGCCTCCGCCGGCGGCGTGCTCGCCCATGAGGTCCGGCCTGCCTATCTCGAGCTCAAGCAGACCGGCCCGGAGACCTACGACGTGTTTTGGAAGGTGCCTGGTCGAGGCGAGGATCTCCGGCTCGGCCTCTACGTGGAGCTCCCGGCCGGCTCCACCAACCTGAGCGAGCCACGTGCCTCCTTCGTCAACAGCGCCTTTACGGAACGCTGGAGCATTAAGCGCGCCGGCGGCCTGACCGGCGGCACGATTCATATCGCCGGTCTCAGCGCTACGATGACCGATGTGCTCGTGCGCGTGGAACGCGGCGACGGAACCACGCAAGTCATCCGCCTCACGCCGTCCGCGCCGTCGTTCGTGGTGGAAGCCGTGCCGCGTGCGCTCGAGATCGCCCGCACTTACCTCGTGCTCGGTGTCGAGCACATCCTGCTGGGCATCGACCATCTCCTGTTCGTGCTCGCGCTTCTCATCCTGGTGAAAGGCTGGCGGCGACTTGTCGGAACCATTACCGCTTTCACGCTGGCACACAGCATCACCCTGGCCGCGGCCACTCTGGGATTCGTGAGCGTTCCGGGACCACCGGTGGAGGCGGTCATCGCACTCTCTATTGTGTTCGTGGCCTGCGAGATCGTCCACCGTCGCCAGGGCCGGGCGGGATTGACCGAGCGCTGGCCGTGGGTCGTGGCGTTCACGTTCGGATTGCTGCATGGCTTTGGTTTCGCCGGTGCGCTCCACGAAGTCGGCCTCCCGCAGAATGCCATTCCACTCGCGCTGCTGCTTTTCAACGTCGGCGTCGAGCTCGGACAACTCCTCTTCATCGCGTCTGTCATGGCCGCGCTGACGGGCGTGGCCTTTATCGGCAGGAGACTCAGCCAACTCGGCATCGATCCGAAGCCCGCCTACGCCGCGTCGGAATCGGTGGCCGCCTATGCAATCGGTAGCGTTGCCGCCTTTTGGCTCATCGAACGAACGCTCGGTTTTCTCACATGA